The Solanum dulcamara chromosome 2, daSolDulc1.2, whole genome shotgun sequence region acTTGACTATTATATAAAAGAACATCCCACTAACTTGTTGGGTAggtagataatttttttttaatttttgagttaTAAATTTAAATGTACTTATATATTTTAACATCACCGATGTGATAGTGTGAAAGTTGTTTGATTTCATGACCTTTGAACTAACTAATgaatgagaaataaagaaacttTAATTTATCCCATATAGAAAAAAAAGTAAGGAATTTCTTGTTTTCATAAGAAAACATTTCTATTTTAGCTTAAAGACTTGGAAATATAACAAATTATTGCCCGTTGATTTTTTGACTtgagtttcttttctttattcttttaattttcacACCGTTATTCCAAAAAAAAggcaatgattttttttcttccaaaaaGACACCACTATTCTGTTCTATTTTGGGAAGAAATAATATACTATATCTCGAATACTATAAGAAGGGGATTTGTGTCACCCTGTATATTATGTtaatatcattttattttttttgcagcATTTATAGGATCATATTTGAAGTTATATCCAACAATGGCACCATATGAATATGGATATAGAGTATTTATCTTGACATATTGTATCCTCATTATGGCTGGAAATAGGACTGGGGGATATAATGTGGCAATTCTTACACGTTTAGCTTTGATTGCTCTTGGTGCTTGTATTTGCTTGATTATTAACATTGGTATTTGCCCTATTTGGGCTGGTGAAGATTTGCATCGATTGGTCGTTAAGAATTTTATGGATCTTGCAACTTCCTTGGAAGGTACctgtctatatatatttttattatccgTCTGTATCTGTTTATACTAtacttttcatattttcttaaatGTCTCATTTAAGTATCACTTTACTAATTATTCGAATGGTAGAAATTTATTTGAGGAAAAAAGTGAATGTAAAATGTTTAAGAACATATTCAATATGCCAATTTTTAGTTTATTAAATTTTGAGtctataatttttttgacaGGTTGTATCGATGGATACTTAAATTGTGTTGAGTGTGATGAAGCTATAAATCACTCGGAATATAATGGCTATAAATCGGTCATAGAATCCACTAGTCGAGAGCAAACATTGGTACGTATCACtattaaaaaatagaaattagcTATCGATAAACTCCGCTAGTCAAATAACAATGTATGTTGCTAATCATATCGTAAAATTTTGTTAGATACGAGTGATTAAGCAATGAATTAGCGATGACGTTTTTtgttaatttcaatttttttgatagTAATTGTAACATTTATGTGTACTctactaattaactaactaatcATGAATTACACAAAAGGAACTACTAGTCTACTACTATATAATAACATCCTAATTTTTGATTCATATTTGAACAGCTTGGATTTGCTATTTGGGAGCCACCTCATGGGCGTTATAAAATGCACAAAAATCCATGGAGAGATTTTGTTAAATTAAGCAGTGAATTGAGGCATTGTGCATTCATGGTCATGGCATTACATGGATGCATCCAATCAAAAATTCAGGTTTTACACTTTAACTAATTGTACTATGTGTTGCTAGAATCTTTAAAATGTCGCCATGGTTGTGTCGTATTTTTGAAAATGTATTAATTTTGAAGAATCTAACGAATAGTGGCTGATTTAGAATTTTCACCAaagtaattcaaaatataaagaagaaaACACATCACTACTGAAAAAACAACCTCCTAAggtccatttttttttattttaaaaaagaccTCTTGAGGTCAATTTTTGACTGTTTATCAAATTAGAATTActtcagtttttttttcttttttgcttcaattactatatttatatgttgttgcAGTTCATCTTGAGTCGTCGTACtttcaaaacataaaaattaaattctttaaCATTTTTGCAGGCGCCGCCAGAAAAGAGGAAGGTTTTTCAAAATGAGCTTAAAATAGTCGGTATCGATGCTGCAAAAGTTCTACGTGAGCTAGGAacaaaattagagaaaatggaaGCACTAAATAGTCATGAAACTATTCTAAAAGAAGTGCATGAGACAGCACAATACCTACAGAAAAAAATAGACCAGAAGTCATACCTATTGGTCAACTCAAAGAATTGGGAAATTGGAAAACCAAACATTATTAAAAATCTTgatgattcttcaaatgaaaaTTTTCCATTAGATTTTCAATCACTTAGTGAAACAGCCATTGACATAAGGTCATTGCATACAAATTGGCCACAATATGCAAAAGATCAATTGGTCACAAAGTCAACATTATTTAAAAAGCAAAATCAATGGCCTTCATGTCTTTCACTACTTGATGGTGAAAAGATTGATACAATTGATGAAATTGAAACTTATTTAAGTGCTAGTGCTTTGTCTTTAGCTACTTTTGCTTCACTTCTCATTGAATTTGTTGCAAGACTACAAAATGTAGTTGACTGCTTTGAAGAACTAAGTCAAAGAGCAGAGTTTAAAGAGGCTATTAGTGTTTAAGAGTTAAAGAATTTACCAATTGTAGTTGTCATTTGTTTAATAGTTGTGTAaggagcaaaagagttgaattagATAAATGAAATTTGTATATTGGTGTATATATGAGGTATCTCGTTTATCTGAATAAATATATACTCAATGCAACAACAAAAACCATTGTTAGTAGTATCAAATTGCTCAACTCTATCATTAATtttcatgttatgattttgattcttcattttctacattgagattaaaaaaagaaatggtTATTGAATGAGTCATAGTGCATTTGAGACTATAGTAATAAGGAGATCCCCTTTTGTAAATTTTATGCAAAACTAATAATACTACACTAtcacataattttaaaattgaaaaagagcCAAAAATATATCTAACGTATTGAAAATGGCTAATAAATATTCTTTGTTAACCTTGCTTAATTTTAACTTAAACTCATGactccttttcctttttcctcaTTAGATGTAGCATCCTacgaaaataaataaataccaTCACTTTTGTTTCAACTTTGGAGCtgagattttaatttttttaaaatcgtTTTGATTAAACCCGATCACTAATTAACACTAATTAAGAGAGAAAATTATTTGGCCAATAATTAAGACTTGGAGGTCATTTAAGAATTAAAAGAGATTCTTTAACCAATTTAATCAACTTTCTACGTTGTATATTTTTTCACTTGTATACCCAACATGTTTGGTATGACTTGCTGAACATGATCGTCCAACACTAATAAATAGCCAAAAAGTGAAATGAAAATTATTCCACATTATCAGGTTCGTGATTTCTGAATGGTCAATGCCCAATTTGTTAcacttattaattattatatagtCGAATATTTCGTGAACAAATTcatatggattcatgtattaatataattgaaaagtaatttttaaGGAAAGTAATCGGAGTTACACAGACTATGCTGGATCAAAATTAACTCATATGTATTGTTTTCACAAATGTGAAATATCATGCTAGAGCAATTTAAACGTGAAAGTAATTTAGAGCGCCCAAATTCTTACAAAATGACAGTTGGAGTTCAAACATGTTGTCACATCATACATGTTTAAACTATAGAAACTAAAAAGTAAAGATGAAGAAGTCGAACACGTACAACCTCAAAGATAGTAATAATTGAACAATAACTACAAATAAATAACAAAGAAATTAAAGTTGATATGAGAATACATGTGATACAAGCTATAGCAATTGATATAATAGAGCAAATGAATACTAGAGAAACTAGAACAAATTAATACAAGAGATGCAAGCTGGTAACAATTAATACAATAGAGCGAATAAATACAATTGAAATTAGAGTGAATGAATACAATCCcatgtatttttgttatttcttgcGCGAACAAATAAAGTTGATATAGGTTGTATTCGTTTACGAAATAAATACAATGAATATAATCGTATGAAACCCCAATAATTGTTGatataaatgataaaaatacttaaaatatagCTACAACTTGTTATTAACACCCAAACTATAGTTATTTCTGAAAATTTatcttccttttatttttcttttttgttcattttaaagtGGGTTTGTCTACTTGTTTGTTTGCATAAGAAACTAACAAGCATCTTCAGGCCCAAGTTATCTTCTTGGGCCTAAATTAAAAGCGACCCATCTAAACATTACATTGTCATTTCATGAGTAGGCGAATATCTCCCTTTTCATCCtaactctttctctctctagatTTTGACGAAATTCAAGCTCGAATCTCAGGCGAACGGCGGCGAAATTTCCACCGGTAACGATCTCTTTTCCGTTTATCCGGGCATTTTATTATCATATTCCGTCATAAACAGAAAGATATGCATTAAAGTATCGATTTTTATTTTGCAATACATTGTTTGTGGAGCTTAATTGGTTCAATTTGGAAAAACTGTTCACCGCTTTCTAGTTTCAGTTCTTATTAGCTTTAATATTTGATTACTGGGTGGTATTTGTTTTCGTATATTATTTACTGGAATTCGTTAGGGATTTTCTTCAGATCTCAGATTTGGAGGTATAGAATATTTGTAAATTGAAAGTTCCATTCGATTATTTTCCTGTTTTATGTGCTGTATATGTTTTGGATCTGGCTGGTTTGAAGAAAATTTGTGATTTTTCGGGGAGATTTAGGGTCGGACAAGTTTGCAGCTTTGCTGTAATTGTTTCTCGATTCACATTTTGGAATATGTTTAATTGAAAGTTTGGTTTTTGCAGCTCTAATAGAATCTCTAGAGGATGGCAATGGTAGATGAACCATTGTACCCGATAGCCGTGTTAATAGATGAACTTAAGAATGATGATATCCAGTTGCGGTTGAATTCTATTAGGCGGTTATCAACTATTGCACGTGCACTCGGTGAGGAGAGAACCAGGAAGGAGTTGATCCCGTTTTTGAGTGAAAATAATGACGACGATGATGAAGTGTTGCTGGCAATGGCAGAAGAGTTGGGCGTGTTTATTCCTTATGTTGGAGGCGTGGAGCATGCTCATGTTCTTCTCCCACCTCTAGAGACCCTTTGTACAGTTGAGGAGACCTGTGTGAGGGATAAAGCCGTGGAGTCATTGTGTAGAATTGGATCCCAGATGAGGGAGAGTGATTTGGTTGATTGGTTCGTCCCGCTTGTGAAGGTTTGACTATGACTATTACCATTTTTGCTCCTTATTATTCATCATTATGACATTATGGTAGTTACACAAACATACGACAAACATTCGAAGACCTTTTACTCACTTGCAATCCCTAATATAATTCTAATGTGGGCTACTCTGAACATCACTCATATATGTTTTTATCTTTTCACTTGTAATCCCTAATATAATTCTAATCTGTGAAATTCTGAACATcactcatatatatttttttaatcttttactTAATATCATGGTTGGGGATTTGTCAAATGTTTATACGTCTTCCTATTCTTTCCAATCACTAGAGGCTAGCAGCTGGTGAATGGTTCACAGCAAGAGTTTCTGCTTGTGGTCTCTTTCATATTGCTTACTCAAGTGCCCCAGAGATGTTGAAAGCAGAACTTCGGTCTATTTACAGCCAATTGTGTCAAGACGACATGCCTATGGTGCGAAGGTCGGCTGCTACAAACTTGGGGAAGTTTGCTGCTACAGTTGAATCTGCTTACCTCAAGAGTGACATCATGTCAATATTTGATGGTCTTACAGAGGATGGTAATATTTTCACTTATATTTGGCAAATTATGACTAGAGACAGTCTATCCAAATTTCTCTCTTATAAAGGTTTCAAAATTTGTGTTACTTCATGGAGTTGTTGGTTTTTAAGTTGATGTTACTTCACATAACCCATTGCTTATGGCAataaaatggttatttttgGTTAAATCTGATGTTTCTTTAGGATGCGTTTAGTGTCGAATGAATTGTTTGTTGGTTCTTCTAgtgttttttttctcaaaaacatttttttgtTGGCTTATCTGATGTCTTTTGATTTCAGATCAGGATTCTGTGCGCTTATTAGCTGTTGAGGGCTGTGCTGCACTTGGCAAGCTGTTGGAGCCCCAGGACTGTGTGGCACATATCCTGCCTGTCATTGTCAACTTCTCTCAGGTACTCGCTAGTTTGTGTTTGGAGTTTGGATTCATGCTGTCCTGGCTCATACAGATCCTTGAAATCTTGCACCTTGCTTTAGATTCTTGTGTtcactttaaaaaaaaagtaattccAGCATGTAACAACTTCTTTTTGATGGTTGAGTGAGCT contains the following coding sequences:
- the LOC129879972 gene encoding aluminum-activated malate transporter 9-like isoform X1; the encoded protein is MIMNLKNFFKKDSSYNKEILLLHDEKRNGCFIYFNNIQDFAKKAIEMGKNDPRKIIFSLKMGFALFFVSLLIFWKEPFPDIAQFSIWAILTVLIMFEFTIGGTLIKGFNRGLGTFCAGMLAFIFVQLALWAGEWERVVCVVSIFIVAFIGSYLKLYPTMAPYEYGYRVFILTYCILIMAGNRTGGYNVAILTRLALIALGACICLIINIGICPIWAGEDLHRLVVKNFMDLATSLEGCIDGYLNCVECDEAINHSEYNGYKSVIESTSREQTLLGFAIWEPPHGRYKMHKNPWRDFVKLSSELRHCAFMVMALHGCIQSKIQAPPEKRKVFQNELKIVGIDAAKVLRELGTKLEKMEALNSHETILKEVHETAQYLQKKIDQKSYLLVNSKNWEIGKPNIIKNLDDSSNENFPLDFQSLSETAIDIRSLHTNWPQYAKDQLVTKSTLFKKQNQWPSCLSLLDGEKIDTIDEIETYLSASALSLATFASLLIEFVARLQNVVDCFEELSQRAEFKEAISV
- the LOC129879972 gene encoding aluminum-activated malate transporter 9-like isoform X2, which translates into the protein MIMNLKNFFKKDSSYNKEILLLHDEKRNGCFIYFNNIQDFAKKAIEMGKNDPRKIIFSLKMGFALFFVSLLIFWKEPFPDIAQFSIWAILTVLIMFEFTIGGTLIKGFNRGLGTFCAGMLAFIFVQLALWAGEWERVVCVVSIFIVGCIDGYLNCVECDEAINHSEYNGYKSVIESTSREQTLLGFAIWEPPHGRYKMHKNPWRDFVKLSSELRHCAFMVMALHGCIQSKIQAPPEKRKVFQNELKIVGIDAAKVLRELGTKLEKMEALNSHETILKEVHETAQYLQKKIDQKSYLLVNSKNWEIGKPNIIKNLDDSSNENFPLDFQSLSETAIDIRSLHTNWPQYAKDQLVTKSTLFKKQNQWPSCLSLLDGEKIDTIDEIETYLSASALSLATFASLLIEFVARLQNVVDCFEELSQRAEFKEAISV